The following is a genomic window from Bacillus sp. V2I10.
GGCGCTTAAGCTCACCTTTTACAACAGCAGGAAGTGAATTCGTGTCTGTTAATAAAAGAGGGGCCTTGTGTTTATGGGCAAGAGGAGTTGCACTTAATGCATCCGGATAATTTTTGCCTGTTGCAATGACAGCTGTACCGGACCCAGTAAAGCTTTCTTTTGATACTTTTACAGCTGTTTCATAGCGGTCTGAACCAGAAATGCGTTCCACCTGAATATTCATTCGATCAAATGCTTTAACAGCGCCGAATGTATCAAGTCGGCCCCAGCCAGAAACTGTGTCATAGCCTGGAATGACTTCTTCTTCAGGATAAGGGTATTCTTCGTCATATGGATACTCTTCGATGTCATCCATAGGATTATCCTGTTCATCAAAGGCAATGTCAGCAGCTGATTTCGTCAGGATTCGTTCTACTTCACTTGGCGTTAAATCCATATTATGTGAAAGAAGCAGGCCGGCTGCTGCTGCAACATGAGGTGTTGCCATTGATGTTCCCGTCATATTCGTTACATTGCCATCAGGCAATAAGCTAGGAATGTCAGTACCTGGTGCAACAAGATCCAGTCCTTTTCCATAGTTGGAATAATCCGATACTAGATCGATGCGGTTTGTTCCGCCTACTGAAATGACATATTTAGAAGAAGCAGGATAAGATAATCCGTCCATTCCATCATTTCCGCTTGCTGCAACAACCGTTACATCATGATCATAAGCATATTTTAAAGCACTCTCAATCACTCGGCTGTAACCTCCGCCAAGACTCAGGTTGATCACGTCTGCACCTTGATCAACTGCATATCGAATTCCGAATGCAATTTGCTCCGTGTCGCCGCTTCCTGATGCATCAAGAACTTTTACAGGAAGAATTTCAGCATGTGAATTGATGCCTGACATTGAGTAATGGTTATTGTTCTCTGCAGCGATGATGCCTGAAACATGTGTGCCATGCCCATGATCATCCATTGCATTTGAATTTTTTTCAATAAAATTATAGCCGTTATCCGCAAGCACTTTGCTGTTAAGATCGGCAAGTGTATGATCTACACCAGTGTCAACAACGGCAATAACGGTATCATTCAGCTCTCTGCCTTCAATTAATTCCTGAAGCTGTTCAAATTTAATGTCAGCACCAGCAGTGCCGCCATCTTTTCCTTCGTTTTTCAGCGACCATTGATATGGATATTGAGCGTCAGCAGTAAATGCTTTGTATTGCTGAACAGGTTCGGCAAATTCTACCTCAGGAAGCTTGGCAAGCTTTCCTGCTGCTGTTTTTAAAGAACTCGCTGAAGCTTTGTAGCCTGATGTGCCGGCTTCTACTTCCATGACGTACATATCAGGAAAAACAGATTTATTGGCTTTTAGCGGAGCAGCCGACTGAATGCCGAATGATTTTGTTTTTGACTGTATGCTGCTAAGTTTCTTGCCTTCTTTTAATTTTACAATGACTCGGCTTTCATAGCTGCTTGCAGAAGGTACCGTATATCCGCCCTTTTGTAAAATGGAAGAAACTGTTTTGTTCGTCACGTTTGAAATTCCGATGCTTTTCCCGGTTTTCTCAATTTGATCCTGAAGGAAAGCCGGAACAGACTCAAGTGCAGTCGTGTATAGACGATTGATTGCATCTTGATCGGCTTTTGTGATTTTATACGTACTGCTGCTGCCTTTTTCAGCAACATCTGTAAATAAGCCTTTTAATTGCATTAAATCTTGATAAACATTATCACGGATGGTTTTGCTGAAAACCATTTTCGTGCTTAAGAATGGGGCAATTTTGTAATACATGGATGACAATTCTTGTCCATTTTCTGTTTTAGCAAGCACATCCTCACGAATAGTTCTCAAGTCATTTAAGATGTTTTTGCCGTTTTCTCTTTCTTTTGTGCTAAGCTCTGCCGGGCACTCTTCCGCACTTACATATTCAGAAGGAGGAAGTGTTATCCCATCATACCCGATCGTATAGGAAGCGGGTGGCTCTGACGGCTCTTCCTCTTCTTCCTCAATCGTCATCTCTTCTTCTATGATCTCTTCTTCACCAGCGTAATGCTCTACTTTAATATAAAAAGGTCCCGCCCATGCTACCGGGAAATCAATGACTGCCGGCTGATCTGCATAAGAATACCCCATATATCTGTCGAATGCGCGATTATCAATTGCATTTTCAAGACTGGAATATACCGTTACATTCAATTCAGCTTCTGATTGAAGCTTTACGCGCAGGTGCGTGTAATCTTTAATTTCTGCTTCCGTTGGATCTATCGTGTACCATTGTACTTGGTCCGATTCCTCAAACAAACCTTCTACTGGTTCTGAAATGGTTAATTTCGCTTCTTCTTTCGGCACATCTGCTTCTGCTGCCTTAACATCCTTTACAGGAAATTGACTGAAAAACAGGGCAAAAATCAGAATGCCTGCCATGAAACTGCTAAACTTTCTTTTCGTCATTTGAAACCTCCGCTTAATAGATTCATAATATTTACATTTTCTATTAAAACATAGAAATTTCTTTTATGGAAAACATTTCTATCTATTTAAGGTAGATTTAAACAAGGAGCTGCTTCTCGCCGCTCCTTGCTAGTTGAACCTTTTTTTACATCACCATAGCAGATTTCACATAGTGATAAAGCAGCTTAGCTGTATTTTCAAGCGAGTCTTTGTGAGTGCGTTCAAACGCGTGTGAGGAGTCGATTCCCGGTCCGATTAATCCATGAACAATATCATGGCCGGAACGGATCGCTGCTGAGGCATCAGATCCATAGTAAGGATAAATATCTAATTTATAGCCGATGTTATACTCTTTCGCAAGATTCGTTAAGTTTTTGCGGAGCTTATAATGGTAAGGACCGCTTGCATCTTTCACACAAATTGAAACGGTGTACTCATCCGTTGACTGTCCGTCACCCATCGCACCCATGTCAACTGCTAAATATTCGACTGTTTCAGGTGTGATATTAGAGTTTCCGCCGTAGCCGATTTCTTCGTTATTTGATATTAAAAAATGAGTTGTATAAGGAAGCAGCAATTTTTCTTCCTTGATTTGCTTTATAAGCTGAAGCAAAAGCGCAACACTTGCTTTATCGTCTAAATGACGGGATTTAATAAAGCCATTATCCGTTATTTCCACACGGGGATCAAACGAAACAAAGTCTCCGACTTCAATGCCGAGGTCCCTTACATCATCGGCGT
Proteins encoded in this region:
- a CDS encoding cell wall-binding repeat-containing protein, whose translation is MTKRKFSSFMAGILIFALFFSQFPVKDVKAAEADVPKEEAKLTISEPVEGLFEESDQVQWYTIDPTEAEIKDYTHLRVKLQSEAELNVTVYSSLENAIDNRAFDRYMGYSYADQPAVIDFPVAWAGPFYIKVEHYAGEEEIIEEEMTIEEEEEEPSEPPASYTIGYDGITLPPSEYVSAEECPAELSTKERENGKNILNDLRTIREDVLAKTENGQELSSMYYKIAPFLSTKMVFSKTIRDNVYQDLMQLKGLFTDVAEKGSSSTYKITKADQDAINRLYTTALESVPAFLQDQIEKTGKSIGISNVTNKTVSSILQKGGYTVPSASSYESRVIVKLKEGKKLSSIQSKTKSFGIQSAAPLKANKSVFPDMYVMEVEAGTSGYKASASSLKTAAGKLAKLPEVEFAEPVQQYKAFTADAQYPYQWSLKNEGKDGGTAGADIKFEQLQELIEGRELNDTVIAVVDTGVDHTLADLNSKVLADNGYNFIEKNSNAMDDHGHGTHVSGIIAAENNNHYSMSGINSHAEILPVKVLDASGSGDTEQIAFGIRYAVDQGADVINLSLGGGYSRVIESALKYAYDHDVTVVAASGNDGMDGLSYPASSKYVISVGGTNRIDLVSDYSNYGKGLDLVAPGTDIPSLLPDGNVTNMTGTSMATPHVAAAAGLLLSHNMDLTPSEVERILTKSAADIAFDEQDNPMDDIEEYPYDEEYPYPEEEVIPGYDTVSGWGRLDTFGAVKAFDRMNIQVERISGSDRYETAVKVSKESFTGSGTAVIATGKNYPDALSATPLAHKHKAPLLLTDTNSLPAVVKGELKRLGAKKVILVGGKSVITANVEKELKAAGITTISRISGLDRYETSVNIAKQLGTADRAVVATGESFADALSIAPIAASKTMPILLTKKNAIPNSVSQYVKSSKMKQTFVIGGAAVVPDKIAKLFPNHKRISGATRYETNSSIISYFAADLNMSSPFIATGTNYPDALSGSAAAAVHGNPMILTNPKAAEQTTIDTIAAYADSAKMYYIIGGENALPESAISSLFE
- a CDS encoding M42 family metallopeptidase codes for the protein MQLIKELVSIPSPSGNTNEVITYVENYLAECQIETRRNRKGGLLATIPGRDNSHHRMLTAHVDTLGAIVKEIKASGRLTIDLIGGFNYNSIEGEYCKIESSSGKMFTGTILMHQTSVHVYKDAGKAERNQANMEIRLDEAVKNADDVRDLGIEVGDFVSFDPRVEITDNGFIKSRHLDDKASVALLLQLIKQIKEEKLLLPYTTHFLISNNEEIGYGGNSNITPETVEYLAVDMGAMGDGQSTDEYTVSICVKDASGPYHYKLRKNLTNLAKEYNIGYKLDIYPYYGSDASAAIRSGHDIVHGLIGPGIDSSHAFERTHKDSLENTAKLLYHYVKSAMVM